The Pelorhabdus rhamnosifermentans genome includes a window with the following:
- a CDS encoding TlpA family protein disulfide reductase, with amino-acid sequence MKQGLSIIIGIILFGAIISNHMHAVGAPAPISDEFAQVQPGETALPITLPNMQGTNTIIGFKGKPTVIISLHEFRINRLTGFQEFYDKYKQLINFYIVCHSDKEIVQQLFDTYGFTMPVLLDNKKEYVNSFNIGLPSMLIVDKSGIIRYNGTAFVDEQSLDGYTVELIADKIKSLPVIMLDPPNYAQPAPPSMKIGDVVTDERLYDIDGNYITIKYTGKPTVLLFWAGFNSSQTLDIALPVIQAAYQSRGNEANFYSINFASRPEQAQKVLNSYNITVPSLFDKYPTVNLKYTHSCPTFVIIDQSGVVRYRPVRSISVEQLETIIDSLNSPNDTVLAEKVQHINDVEMYQSSPHTYQNDDFHCKMTLPIGWSKTNWTNKGAIFLYKSIPVMDEKMGAIMEIRQKNLNS; translated from the coding sequence ATGAAACAAGGCTTAAGTATAATTATTGGAATTATTTTGTTTGGCGCAATCATAAGCAACCATATGCATGCTGTTGGAGCTCCAGCCCCAATTAGCGACGAGTTTGCTCAAGTGCAACCAGGGGAAACTGCTCTACCTATAACTTTACCTAATATGCAAGGAACGAATACAATTATAGGCTTTAAAGGAAAGCCTACAGTTATAATCTCATTACATGAGTTTCGCATAAATAGGCTCACAGGCTTTCAAGAGTTTTATGACAAGTACAAGCAATTAATTAATTTTTATATTGTCTGTCATAGTGATAAAGAAATAGTACAACAGTTATTTGATACTTATGGATTTACAATGCCTGTGCTGTTGGATAATAAAAAGGAATATGTCAATAGTTTTAATATAGGTCTACCTTCAATGTTAATTGTAGATAAAAGTGGCATTATCCGTTACAATGGAACAGCATTTGTTGATGAACAGTCTTTAGATGGATATACAGTTGAACTTATAGCAGATAAAATTAAGAGTTTGCCAGTCATTATGCTTGACCCGCCAAACTATGCTCAACCGGCGCCACCGTCTATGAAAATTGGTGATGTTGTTACAGATGAACGTTTGTATGATATTGATGGCAACTACATTACGATTAAGTATACAGGGAAACCTACAGTTTTGCTTTTCTGGGCGGGTTTTAATTCGTCACAGACTTTAGATATAGCTTTGCCTGTAATTCAAGCTGCTTATCAAAGTAGAGGAAATGAAGCAAACTTTTATTCCATAAATTTTGCCAGTAGACCTGAGCAGGCTCAGAAAGTTTTAAATAGCTATAACATTACAGTACCTTCTTTATTTGATAAATATCCAACGGTTAATCTTAAATATACACATTCATGTCCTACTTTTGTTATTATTGACCAGAGCGGTGTGGTACGTTACCGTCCAGTTAGGTCAATAAGTGTTGAGCAATTGGAGACAATTATTGATAGTTTGAATTCGCCTAATGACACAGTTTTAGCAGAAAAAGTGCAGCACATAAATGATGTTGAAATGTACCAATCATCACCTCATACTTATCAAAATGATGATTTTCATTGCAAAATGACGCTTCCTATAGGGTGGTCGAAAACTAATTGGACGAATAAAGGAGCTATCTTTCTATATAAAAGCATTCCTGTAATGGATGAAAAAATGGGGGCCATCATGGAAATACGCCAAAAAAATTTAAATAGCTAA
- a CDS encoding MBL fold metallo-hydrolase: MKIKWFGQSCFMITSENGTKIVTDPYVNMLGYKLPEIQANIVTTSHNHKDHNNINAVKGKFEHIQGSGSFSKNEIKIKGVETFHDKVSGAKRGKNTIYNFNIDGINVCHCGDLGHILTSNQIEELGNVDILLLTIGGLVTINAANAVQVAKQLNPTVIIPMHYRTKALGLLGYIFCSVDKFISISGMKAKEYNELELNKANFRDYSGIAVLKYN, translated from the coding sequence ATGAAGATCAAATGGTTTGGGCAATCTTGTTTTATGATAACGTCTGAAAATGGGACGAAAATAGTAACTGATCCGTATGTTAATATGTTGGGTTATAAATTACCTGAAATTCAAGCAAATATAGTAACTACAAGTCACAATCACAAAGACCATAATAATATCAACGCAGTTAAGGGAAAATTTGAACACATACAGGGATCGGGTAGTTTTTCCAAAAATGAAATAAAAATAAAAGGTGTGGAAACATTTCACGATAAAGTTTCAGGGGCTAAGAGAGGAAAAAACACGATATATAACTTTAATATTGATGGAATCAATGTTTGCCATTGCGGGGATCTGGGACATATTTTGACTTCCAATCAGATTGAAGAACTAGGAAACGTAGACATACTGCTTCTTACGATTGGAGGGTTAGTTACGATTAATGCAGCTAACGCAGTTCAAGTCGCAAAACAGCTAAACCCGACGGTTATTATACCAATGCATTACCGGACAAAGGCATTAGGACTATTGGGTTATATCTTTTGTAGTGTTGATAAATTCATTTCCATTTCAGGAATGAAAGCAAAAGAATACAATGAGTTGGAATTAAACAAAGCAAATTTTAGAGATTATTCGGGCATTGCTGTTCTTAAATATAATTAA
- a CDS encoding TetR/AcrR family transcriptional regulator, translating to MNEKNTDHTRPERRDAAENRQRILNAALKLFEQNGVEQVSMNQIAVEAQIGPGTLYRRYRNKSELCLDLIKDNIVLLFDDIDEYLELNQKNPPYQRFRGLLDIFIRFREKKAQLLTGVEGSTATNSFKSRMQSPLYDELHQLLVALFDEMSATEQNHPNNIFKADMLLTALSKDFYQFQRNERNYTPEMFLEQLCLAFIQPNSIQT from the coding sequence GTGAATGAAAAAAATACAGATCACACCCGTCCTGAGCGTCGGGATGCCGCCGAAAATCGCCAGCGCATATTGAATGCGGCGCTTAAGCTATTTGAACAAAATGGCGTTGAACAAGTCAGTATGAATCAAATCGCCGTCGAGGCGCAGATCGGGCCTGGAACGCTCTATCGCCGCTATCGAAACAAAAGTGAATTATGCTTAGATTTAATTAAGGATAATATTGTTCTTCTTTTTGACGATATTGATGAATACTTGGAGTTAAACCAGAAAAATCCGCCATATCAACGATTTAGGGGACTGCTTGATATATTTATCCGTTTTAGAGAAAAAAAGGCGCAGTTGCTTACCGGGGTTGAGGGATCAACGGCGACAAATTCATTTAAGTCTCGCATGCAGAGCCCTTTATATGACGAGTTGCATCAATTACTTGTTGCACTTTTTGACGAAATGAGTGCTACCGAACAAAATCATCCTAACAATATCTTTAAAGCAGATATGCTGCTGACGGCTTTAAGTAAAGATTTCTATCAATTCCAAAGGAATGAGCGGAATTATACCCCTGAGATGTTTTTGGAGCAACTCTGCTTGGCATTTATTCAACCAAATAGCATACAAACGTAA
- a CDS encoding amidohydrolase family protein: MSEKIDILIKNANIIDPEKGTIKKGNIAISNGKFIEYDMKKSYSVNDQLDAEGYYISPGWIDSHTHIFKDVTEPRFAADLGLIPMGVTTTIDGGSSGIATWPAFKKNIVDESYLNIFYSINVSPAGQITERYPENVDPLHYDADKLRELMKIDSVHVRGLKLRYGSEVVEPFGNDVLDKTIQLADKLNCAITLHVTNPPCPMEEILPKMRPGDVICHIYQGKSSTIIDADGKVKSAVFEARERGVYFDSADARINHCYSIIKSALKQGFKPDIISTDLTKNGIFSNMCWGLPVVLSKWLNLGLSLDEVIAACTCNPAKIHHLPDGIGTFNHGAAGNATIFSVEDKEFDLKNRMGEDFHGNKLIVPQVTIINGSIRYKSLMFPL; this comes from the coding sequence ATGAGTGAGAAAATAGATATATTAATTAAAAATGCAAATATAATTGATCCTGAAAAAGGTACTATAAAGAAAGGAAATATAGCGATTAGTAATGGGAAGTTTATCGAATATGATATGAAGAAATCATATTCTGTAAATGATCAATTGGATGCGGAAGGCTATTATATCAGTCCAGGTTGGATTGATTCACACACACATATTTTTAAAGATGTCACAGAACCTAGGTTTGCAGCGGATTTAGGGTTAATTCCGATGGGGGTAACAACGACGATTGATGGGGGCAGTTCAGGGATTGCCACATGGCCTGCGTTTAAGAAAAATATAGTTGATGAGAGTTATTTGAACATTTTTTATTCAATTAATGTTTCTCCGGCGGGACAAATTACCGAGCGCTATCCTGAAAATGTAGATCCTCTGCATTATGATGCTGATAAATTAAGAGAGCTTATGAAAATAGATTCAGTGCATGTCAGAGGATTAAAATTACGCTATGGAAGTGAAGTTGTTGAACCGTTTGGAAATGATGTTTTAGATAAAACCATACAATTAGCCGATAAATTAAATTGTGCGATTACTTTACATGTTACCAATCCACCTTGCCCAATGGAAGAGATCCTTCCTAAGATGAGGCCGGGTGATGTTATTTGTCATATTTATCAGGGAAAAAGTAGTACTATTATTGATGCTGATGGTAAAGTAAAATCTGCCGTGTTTGAGGCAAGGGAACGGGGAGTATATTTTGATTCCGCTGATGCTAGGATAAATCATTGTTATAGTATTATTAAATCGGCGCTTAAACAGGGATTCAAGCCAGACATAATTTCTACTGACCTAACAAAAAATGGGATATTTAGCAATATGTGCTGGGGATTACCTGTAGTTCTTTCAAAGTGGTTAAATCTGGGGCTGTCTTTGGATGAAGTTATTGCTGCTTGTACGTGCAATCCAGCGAAGATTCATCATCTACCTGATGGAATTGGCACATTCAATCATGGTGCAGCTGGCAATGCTACAATTTTTAGTGTTGAGGATAAAGAGTTTGATTTAAAAAACAGAATGGGAGAAGATTTTCATGGAAATAAATTAATCGTTCCGCAAGTTACCATTATCAATGGAAGCATAAGATATAAGAGTCTGATGTTTCCCCTTTAA
- a CDS encoding MFS transporter yields MQSVNPFSWRFVAPLYMGSTLNPINSSIIATALVPIAAAINVSVAQTTLLVTALYLASSIAQPTAGKLSEEFGPRRVFLTGILMVLVGGLLGGLGRDLIMLVVARVFIGIGTSTAYPSAMILIRRRADLAGLVEPPGHVLGALQIAGVVTAAIGLPIGGVLVDAWGWRTTFLVNIPFSLIAFVMAALWIPRDGPIKGVKTAREIASRIDILGIIGFAATTTTLLVFLFTLPDLSLLALGVVLVSGVSFVGWELRVKQPFIDVRMLASNLALTRTYTRVMLMTLCIYTVLYGVTAWIGSTRVVSSLDVGLLLLPMSIISAIVVGPISKRNLVRGPLIVSAASSIVASISLIFLTASSPIIWILIVTLIFGVTMGTMVSSNQTALYTQVTADQIGTASGLFRTSGYIGSIASSAIIGIAFHTVVTDSGMHAIAITMITVSAIALLITVTDRRLRTPIKSAKN; encoded by the coding sequence ATGCAAAGTGTGAATCCCTTCTCATGGCGGTTCGTAGCACCGCTGTATATGGGGTCTACACTCAACCCCATTAATAGCTCCATAATCGCCACAGCATTAGTGCCAATTGCTGCGGCCATAAATGTCTCAGTGGCTCAGACTACACTATTAGTCACTGCACTCTACTTGGCGAGTTCGATCGCTCAGCCTACTGCCGGAAAACTTTCCGAAGAGTTCGGGCCGCGCCGGGTATTCCTCACCGGAATTCTCATGGTGCTTGTCGGAGGTTTATTAGGCGGTTTAGGACGCGACTTGATCATGTTGGTCGTGGCGCGTGTTTTCATCGGCATTGGAACTTCAACTGCTTATCCATCGGCCATGATCCTTATTCGCCGACGGGCTGATCTAGCTGGACTGGTCGAGCCGCCTGGTCATGTTCTTGGTGCGCTTCAGATCGCCGGGGTAGTAACGGCCGCTATAGGACTCCCCATTGGCGGAGTCCTCGTAGACGCCTGGGGATGGCGTACAACGTTTCTTGTGAACATACCTTTTTCACTTATTGCATTTGTCATGGCCGCGTTATGGATTCCTCGGGATGGGCCGATCAAGGGTGTGAAGACAGCCCGGGAGATAGCATCTCGCATTGACATTCTTGGCATCATTGGATTCGCTGCGACCACGACCACCTTACTGGTATTCCTGTTTACGTTGCCTGATTTATCCTTGCTAGCCCTCGGAGTAGTCCTTGTGTCGGGTGTTTCCTTTGTTGGATGGGAGCTCAGAGTAAAGCAGCCATTTATCGATGTACGTATGCTTGCCTCGAATCTAGCGCTTACCCGTACTTACACACGTGTTATGTTAATGACACTATGTATATATACAGTGTTGTACGGTGTTACTGCATGGATCGGGTCAACACGCGTTGTCTCCTCTCTAGACGTGGGGCTACTCTTGTTACCTATGAGCATAATTTCTGCCATCGTGGTAGGACCCATTTCAAAACGAAACCTAGTACGAGGTCCCCTAATCGTGTCTGCAGCATCCTCAATTGTCGCATCGATTAGCCTAATATTTCTTACCGCAAGCTCGCCAATTATTTGGATTCTTATTGTCACCCTTATTTTTGGTGTCACTATGGGCACAATGGTTAGCAGTAATCAGACAGCGCTATATACCCAGGTTACCGCAGACCAGATTGGCACTGCTTCCGGGCTTTTCCGCACCTCCGGGTACATTGGTTCTATCGCATCTTCAGCCATAATCGGCATAGCTTTTCACACGGTAGTTACAGACAGCGGAATGCATGCTATTGCCATCACCATGATAACAGTCAGTGCCATAGCACTGCTTATTACTGTCACTGATCGCCGACTCCGGACACCTATCAAGTCTGCTAAGAACTAA
- a CDS encoding MFS transporter — translation MKKTNVRWTVFIMLAIICTINYIDRAVISVCMPQIQKELQFSPEIVGAILSAFFWGYALMQIPCGWLCDRFKPGKILLIGGLGWGVFQILTGIISSSRMFMFIRTLLGVAEAPIYPAGAKLQSIWLPATERSRGSALVDVGSSLGNALGAPLVALFVLWFNGWREALIIIGVLTAVIVLLCGRKLMTTPDTNKNINQAEREYIKGALEEEWKANQLDSETKKITVGLKQYFSNKSFWGMCFGFTCGNCIAYGLMTWGPMYLATVHHLDIKGLGGALFIIYGVSVLGGLLGGSITDKLKSKFGKAKYNKIMHVNLLIIGIATAAAMLLLSQATSIYMAISCITVALFFQKWSGCLYWTVPAALAQRENIGTVGGCMNCVGNIGGAIIPLVIGAIVGSTGSYFFAILLFACFGLGIGLCSLFINFNKKIGE, via the coding sequence ATGAAGAAAACAAACGTAAGATGGACAGTTTTTATTATGCTAGCAATAATTTGCACCATAAACTATATTGATAGAGCTGTTATATCCGTTTGTATGCCGCAAATTCAAAAGGAGTTACAATTTTCACCGGAAATTGTTGGTGCAATACTTAGTGCTTTCTTTTGGGGATATGCATTAATGCAGATACCCTGTGGCTGGCTCTGTGATAGGTTTAAACCGGGGAAAATTTTGTTGATTGGAGGCTTAGGCTGGGGTGTTTTTCAAATTTTAACAGGTATCATAAGCAGCAGTAGAATGTTTATGTTTATTAGAACATTGTTGGGGGTAGCTGAAGCGCCTATTTATCCAGCTGGTGCTAAATTGCAATCTATTTGGTTGCCAGCTACAGAACGTTCTCGTGGGAGTGCGCTTGTAGATGTGGGCTCTTCTTTAGGAAATGCTCTTGGGGCACCGCTTGTTGCGTTATTTGTGTTATGGTTTAATGGCTGGCGTGAAGCACTTATTATTATTGGTGTTTTAACAGCGGTGATTGTCCTTCTTTGTGGAAGAAAATTAATGACCACACCAGATACGAATAAAAATATTAACCAAGCAGAGAGAGAATATATAAAAGGTGCTTTAGAAGAAGAGTGGAAAGCTAATCAACTGGATAGTGAAACGAAAAAAATTACTGTAGGGTTAAAGCAATATTTTTCAAATAAAAGTTTTTGGGGAATGTGCTTTGGATTCACTTGTGGGAACTGTATTGCATATGGATTAATGACGTGGGGGCCAATGTATCTGGCAACGGTTCATCATTTGGACATTAAAGGATTAGGTGGAGCACTGTTTATTATTTATGGTGTGAGTGTCTTAGGTGGTTTATTAGGTGGAAGTATTACAGATAAATTGAAATCTAAATTCGGTAAGGCAAAATATAATAAAATTATGCATGTGAATTTACTAATTATTGGCATAGCTACCGCAGCTGCAATGCTCTTGCTGAGTCAGGCAACGTCTATATATATGGCTATATCCTGCATCACTGTAGCCTTGTTTTTTCAAAAATGGTCTGGTTGCTTGTACTGGACTGTACCTGCGGCTTTAGCACAACGTGAAAATATTGGTACTGTAGGCGGATGTATGAATTGTGTTGGTAATATTGGTGGTGCTATTATTCCATTGGTAATTGGAGCGATTGTAGGTTCAACAGGATCTTATTTTTTTGCAATATTATTGTTTGCATGCTTTGGATTAGGCATAGGTTTATGTTCATTATTTATTAATTTCAATAAAAAAATTGGTGAATAA
- a CDS encoding tyrosine-type recombinase/integrase — protein MAKKLDKGFDYNLKWGANSAFRYRKMIKGKQFEVYGSNPDVCKDKMEREIADFKEGFKKDNPTLGEWMREYLRHYIEIEMKTKAKTKNTNMEKFESTLANYETTARTGVINREIGNIRIKDLSEKDLYLHFHQLFIEKPASAKNALWLCKKALHRAMKNRLIRDNPCEDIKLPKLDIIKKAKQPTKDLIKIIKEILKRFDRNDDDLSLYYHLGFRLGMRKGEILGLASSCIFLDKKQIEICQQLTKTNPLAFDLNGNKIEERSDKYKTSILKETKTEGSNRIIPIPNCLLEKIQKKIQKSSIIENKVAESCILAKSKDFTPKCDLLFIKADGKPYFSNTPTKKLKKMLEEIQNDEKFEMSEEDKSLILTSHDMRKLANSILAGEDINKSKLEALLGHSPRSEDTNAAHYTAFTSESLINLVELLSEIIDKEE, from the coding sequence GTGGCGAAAAAATTAGACAAAGGATTTGATTACAATTTAAAATGGGGCGCAAATAGTGCATTTCGTTATAGAAAGATGATTAAAGGGAAACAGTTCGAAGTCTATGGCTCGAACCCTGACGTTTGCAAGGATAAGATGGAACGAGAGATTGCGGACTTTAAGGAAGGATTCAAAAAGGACAATCCGACACTGGGCGAATGGATGCGGGAGTATTTGCGTCATTATATAGAAATAGAGATGAAAACCAAAGCAAAAACGAAGAATACAAATATGGAAAAATTCGAGAGCACCCTGGCAAACTATGAAACAACCGCTCGAACAGGGGTTATAAACAGAGAGATAGGGAATATAAGAATTAAAGATTTATCAGAAAAGGACTTGTATCTCCATTTCCACCAGCTTTTTATAGAAAAGCCAGCTAGCGCAAAAAATGCTCTCTGGCTCTGCAAGAAAGCTTTGCATCGCGCCATGAAAAATCGCCTAATTAGGGATAATCCGTGTGAGGATATAAAATTACCAAAACTGGATATTATAAAAAAAGCGAAACAGCCGACCAAAGACCTTATTAAAATCATAAAGGAGATTTTAAAACGATTTGACAGAAACGACGACGACCTTTCTCTTTATTACCATCTCGGATTTAGGTTGGGGATGCGTAAAGGTGAAATCCTTGGGCTTGCTAGCTCTTGTATCTTTTTAGATAAGAAGCAGATTGAAATTTGCCAGCAACTCACTAAGACAAATCCACTTGCGTTTGATTTAAATGGAAATAAAATTGAAGAGAGGAGCGATAAATACAAAACCTCAATTTTAAAGGAAACAAAAACGGAAGGGTCTAATCGAATAATCCCAATTCCCAACTGTTTATTAGAGAAAATACAAAAGAAAATCCAAAAAAGCTCTATAATAGAGAATAAAGTCGCTGAATCCTGTATTCTTGCCAAAAGCAAAGATTTTACCCCAAAATGTGACCTTCTTTTTATAAAAGCTGACGGGAAACCTTATTTTTCGAACACTCCAACTAAGAAGCTAAAAAAGATGCTAGAAGAAATCCAAAATGACGAAAAATTTGAGATGTCGGAAGAGGACAAATCTCTTATCCTAACTTCTCACGATATGCGAAAGCTGGCTAACTCTATTCTAGCTGGAGAGGATATCAATAAATCTAAATTAGAAGCTTTGCTTGGTCATAGCCCTCGGTCTGAGGATACCAATGCCGCCCATTATACAGCATTCACATCAGAATCCCTCATCAATCTTGTCGAACTTCTCTCGGAAATCATCGATAAGGAGGAATAA
- a CDS encoding replication protein RepA, which translates to MIVDENICRFIERAAKAQDDFTTSFMARSLVQATMPHSKPKANCYYRENGDYTLVMYGHPKYGTPYGIIPRLLLSWITTEVVRKKSREIELGHSLQ; encoded by the coding sequence ATGATCGTAGACGAAAACATTTGCAGATTTATTGAAAGGGCAGCAAAAGCACAAGATGATTTTACAACCAGTTTTATGGCCCGATCCTTAGTACAAGCTACAATGCCACATTCAAAGCCAAAAGCAAATTGTTACTATCGAGAAAATGGTGATTATACTCTTGTTATGTATGGTCATCCTAAATATGGTACTCCTTATGGGATAATACCTCGATTGCTTTTGTCATGGATTACGACAGAAGTTGTCCGGAAAAAAAGTAGAGAAATTGAATTAGGTCATAGCCTCCAATAG
- a CDS encoding DUF2691 family protein codes for MQAYPEDSIFLSRIQYEDFSASECQIIMIAADSRYVDIYCKVSSLIEKLYDNAKSKGHKYVGYTIN; via the coding sequence ATACAAGCCTATCCTGAAGACAGTATATTTCTTTCTCGGATACAATATGAAGACTTTAGTGCCAGTGAATGTCAAATCATTATGATAGCGGCGGATAGTAGGTATGTTGATATATATTGTAAAGTTAGCTCATTGATAGAGAAATTGTATGACAATGCGAAATCTAAAGGCCACAAGTATGTTGGATATACAATAAACTGA
- a CDS encoding radical SAM protein has protein sequence MKPYIYKFGTKNFKYIYDINTNRVFQVSDIVYKLIDYYSEYNFNEAIRKCPQYTREQLLDGWKEIDHAITKNGLFSTHYPSQMIYLNNFKDMTHQQLILNITERCNLRCSYCIYSGKYKGKRVHSERDMDFETAKVVLDKFLRNAADEVVISFYGGEPLLNFELIKRIVKYVEGSYKKNISWNMTTNGTLLTLPICDFLYKKNFSFAVSLDGPQTIHDRYRKLSNGEGSYDTIVANLRYLQWLDEDFYRKNISFSIVNAPPVNLTLINDFFTYESLVNKNKKFFSYMRSKGVDGFDFNSTTEDYDDWNNCTSEFFKRFPKDAINNNVQNSLIENMHRNDFLRFYNRAKTPLEDAIYPNGCCLPGFRRLFVSIDHKLYVCEKMDHCYEIGTVEDWIDTSRIEKLFDEYIAASLDCFNCWACRICSNCFNTFLVNGRIDKNIHETQCETTRSSLTQMLVNYYSILEENLSAFDYMKDMEPI, from the coding sequence ATGAAGCCTTATATATATAAATTTGGAACTAAAAACTTTAAATATATATATGATATAAATACGAATCGGGTTTTTCAGGTGAGTGATATAGTCTATAAGCTTATAGACTATTATTCTGAATATAATTTTAATGAGGCAATAAGAAAGTGCCCTCAATATACAAGGGAACAGTTACTTGATGGTTGGAAGGAAATAGATCATGCAATAACAAAAAACGGTTTATTTTCTACTCACTACCCTTCACAAATGATTTATTTAAACAATTTTAAAGATATGACTCACCAGCAGCTAATCTTAAATATTACTGAAAGATGCAATCTCAGATGCAGTTATTGTATTTATAGTGGAAAGTATAAAGGGAAGAGAGTACATAGTGAACGAGATATGGATTTTGAAACCGCCAAAGTTGTATTAGATAAATTTTTACGAAATGCTGCTGATGAAGTCGTCATATCTTTTTATGGCGGGGAACCTTTGCTTAATTTTGAACTAATTAAAAGGATTGTAAAATATGTAGAAGGTTCTTATAAAAAGAATATAAGTTGGAATATGACTACCAATGGTACTCTTTTGACCTTGCCGATATGTGACTTTCTTTATAAAAAAAATTTTTCATTTGCAGTAAGTCTTGACGGACCACAAACAATCCATGACAGATATAGAAAATTAAGTAATGGCGAAGGTAGTTATGATACAATAGTTGCGAATTTACGATACCTTCAATGGCTTGATGAAGATTTCTATAGAAAAAATATTTCATTTTCTATAGTTAATGCCCCTCCTGTCAATCTTACTTTGATAAATGATTTTTTTACTTATGAGTCCTTAGTAAATAAGAATAAGAAATTTTTCTCTTATATGAGGAGTAAAGGCGTTGATGGGTTTGATTTTAATTCTACTACCGAAGATTATGATGATTGGAATAACTGCACTTCTGAGTTCTTTAAACGGTTTCCAAAAGATGCCATAAATAATAATGTACAAAATTCGTTAATCGAAAATATGCATAGGAATGATTTTCTACGTTTTTATAATCGCGCTAAAACGCCCCTTGAAGATGCGATATATCCCAATGGTTGTTGCTTGCCCGGCTTCCGAAGGCTTTTTGTTTCTATTGATCATAAGCTTTATGTATGTGAAAAAATGGACCATTGTTATGAAATTGGCACTGTTGAAGACTGGATAGACACATCAAGAATTGAAAAGCTCTTTGATGAATATATCGCGGCTTCTTTGGATTGTTTTAACTGCTGGGCTTGCAGGATATGCTCAAATTGCTTTAATACCTTTTTAGTAAACGGTAGGATTGATAAAAATATCCATGAGACTCAATGTGAAACTACTCGGAGTTCACTAACGCAAATGCTGGTAAATTATTATTCTATCCTTGAGGAAAATTTATCTGCTTTTGATTATATGAAAGATATGGAGCCAATTTAG
- a CDS encoding alpha/beta hydrolase family protein: MVKRITVAVVCFIVFCYMPVISAKEVAYNPFIAAKGQYEIGTTFFTWTPTGQAEQYVGQIWYPANKGPKSKRAYYLPDNTYQFVQKDPAYSKLKNFPTDAIVDASMLKKGKPYPALIFSPGQGLIRQQNTFMFEYLASRGFIIIAVDHPGSSVLAEKADGSFTSYDHAYDDSALEGQLTEERGRQLSTVLDTILKLNSDPSSKIYESVDTNKIGVFGHSLGGRTALRACSQDKRFKAALDLDGSLEGEKSYSFSNQEILMVSADIEERLEKAENYKQSKKEYSAVMDNLMLSPNAKKYLIYYKGTEHANFCDLGLLLNKELSSAVGPADAQTVLLSLSALANDYFHGVFSEKGSTLVKTNFQYPYTELIRLENDLTK, translated from the coding sequence ATGGTAAAACGCATTACTGTTGCAGTTGTCTGTTTTATAGTTTTTTGTTACATGCCAGTTATATCAGCGAAGGAGGTGGCATACAATCCGTTTATTGCGGCAAAAGGTCAATACGAAATCGGAACAACATTTTTTACTTGGACACCTACAGGTCAAGCCGAGCAATATGTGGGACAAATATGGTATCCGGCAAATAAAGGCCCAAAATCAAAGAGAGCATACTATTTGCCTGACAATACTTATCAATTCGTGCAAAAAGACCCCGCTTATTCCAAGCTCAAGAACTTTCCTACAGATGCAATCGTAGATGCGTCAATGCTTAAGAAGGGGAAGCCTTATCCAGCGCTAATTTTCTCACCTGGACAAGGCCTAATCAGACAACAAAACACCTTCATGTTTGAATATTTAGCTAGCAGAGGGTTTATCATCATTGCAGTAGATCATCCGGGTAGTAGTGTACTAGCAGAGAAAGCGGATGGTTCTTTTACATCTTATGATCACGCTTATGATGATTCCGCGCTTGAAGGACAATTGACAGAAGAGCGTGGTAGGCAGTTGTCGACTGTTTTAGATACAATTTTAAAACTAAATAGCGATCCTAGTTCAAAAATATATGAATCCGTTGATACAAATAAAATCGGAGTATTTGGACATTCACTAGGTGGCAGGACAGCCTTAAGGGCGTGTTCTCAAGACAAGCGGTTTAAAGCGGCTCTTGATCTAGATGGAAGTCTTGAGGGCGAAAAGTCTTATAGTTTTAGCAATCAAGAAATTCTAATGGTTAGTGCTGATATTGAAGAAAGATTGGAAAAAGCGGAGAATTATAAACAATCTAAAAAAGAGTATTCAGCAGTTATGGACAATTTAATGCTTAGTCCAAACGCAAAAAAATATTTAATTTATTACAAGGGTACAGAGCATGCTAATTTTTGTGATTTAGGGTTGCTTCTCAATAAAGAACTTTCTTCTGCCGTTGGGCCTGCTGATGCTCAAACGGTACTGCTTTCTTTATCGGCCTTGGCTAACGACTATTTTCATGGTGTCTTCTCCGAAAAAGGCTCCACTTTGGTGAAAACTAATTTTCAATATCCATATACGGAATTAATAAGACTTGAGAATGATTTAACAAAGTAA